The sequence taccagaatatttttatctgaaatatttaaaattatcataattagccaaatttttatcaaaaaaaaactgaaaatctgatatttttttctgaaatccaaaatttaGCTTTTTAAATTAACCGAAAAAAGTAACCCAATGGGATTTACAATCACCTCagatatcatcagattcccaACTTTGGATAGGGAGATAGACTCTTGTATTTCCAGGGGTCTAACTTTCAACGCTACCCACAATGAAAGATCCTCAGGTCCCTATCATAACAACAACCAAGATCGCAACAAACCACTTCCTCTTCCAGCTAACTAAACTCCTATCCGTTCGATGGTGCAGTAGTTTTTCAGATTTGTGGGAAAACATGACATCCTACCTTACGATTTTGGTACAGGTTCAATAACAGTTACCGATATGAAGAACTTCCTTCTTCTTTTACAGTAAATAGATATATAGAATTCACTGAATTCTCTGATGCTAGTTGTCAGTTGTCACGAATGGTTCACAGACAATGGTGTCTATGCTCATATTACGAACAATCATCAAACTCTTCAACAGTCCCATCCATATAAAGATCCGACATGGTAACGATGGCTGATGGTAATTTCTTACATATTACTCATACTGAATCAACAAGCATCACATCATCATCAGGTAATTTACCACATACTGATGGTTTGGTTTGTCCATCAATGGCTAAGTCATTGTTATCTGTGTATAATCTTTTCATACTGAATCAACAAGTATCACATCATCATCAGGTAATTACCACATACTGATGGTTTGGTTTGTCCATCAATTGCCAAGTCATTGTGATGGTGCTCCTATTACTGGGAAACATCAATAAATGTTTGTACTGTTTGGAGGAGACTCATCTTCAAGCCTTTTCTTCCATCTGACGCCATGATAAAAGTGAGATAGTATGACAAAcaagattaggacaccctcacaTGCAGATTCTTCAGCACTATCTAGAACCAAGTCTATTCAAATGAGCCAGTTAACTAAATTGGTATGTGAAGCGTGCCAGCTCAGGAATAGCTCAAGATTTTTTTGACTGCATCTGGTCTTTAGGAAATGATCCACTGTGATTTTTGGGTCCTTATCCTATAGTGCATTTACAAggattcatattattttttgtggGTTTACAATATGTCTTGCTACTTTTGGTTTTACTAGTTAAAATTAAACTCCAACTTGTGTTCAACCTTTGTTGCTTAAAGATTGGTCGGAAATCACTTTCAGTGCAAGACTCGCATGCATATTTCACTGTGATGGTGGTCTAGAGTTTCTCAGTTCTCAGATCTTGAAACACTTACAAGAAAAGGGAATTCAACAACTTGTTACGTGTCTTCAGACTCCACGATAAAATGGACCCACACAACGTAAACACAAACTCTGAGACAAATGGATCATGTTTACATTCACCTGAACTATTTAGTACTAGACACTTTCCCGATTACATATTTGAAGTAAAACTGTAAAAGTGATAGAAGCTTTCAATCATTTAGGATCGACAAGAGATAATCAGatataaaaatcagaaaaatatGAGGAAGGTTTTCTATATGTATTATCATTGAGCGTTTCTTACAAATACCCAAGACAATCCACGTTATTCTAGACaatcagaaaaaaaatgagGAAGGTTACGAGAACATATTAATATCATAATTGCTAAGCATAGATTCTCAATACAAGCCGATGAAAACAAGATCTTCTTAATTTGAGCGATGTTTTTTCTCTGTTCATCACTAAAGAGAGGATGTTGTTGCTATACGAGATGGTTGTAAAGTAAACTCGATGGGTACCATTAATATCTCGAATGGTATTTTGGTATTCTTGCAGATCTTCGTCgacatggctctgataccaaatctaGAATTCAAGAAATCGAACAAGATCAGATATAAAGAATAACTTTCTTTATTAATGCTTAAAAAACTTACTCAAAAACTTAGCTTTCTTGATCTCTCACACAACTCTTAAACTATGTCACATGTTGACATCTTCTTAATAGATTCTATAGACTTAACATATTTCTATTTTCCTTTTCCTAATCTTTTACATAACCATATtatctactatttttttttttgagattttctgATAGCTTAAACACAAAatgttatccaaaaaaaaatattgcaatgAGAACACTGGCCCCTGTCGCGGAGTATCCTTCATGGATAGCTAATCGTGATGGTAAGATGATTATTGTGTCGAAATTATTAACCAGATGTTGGTCAGATTAGCTTGACGAACAGTAGAACACACAGAActataattatttgataaatagtACACATGTATAACCTCTTCAGTTTTCTAGGTTTTCAATTTCAGTGTGGTACAAGTGAAATTTCGTTCAATAAACGATGATCAAAACTAGCAAAACATCCAATATAATATACAAGTACGTGCTTTATTCATTAAGTTGGTCGTAACGGAACACAATTACAAAACAACTATAAAGCTAGagcttttacattttttttgttgccaGCATAAACATACCATAACCAAAGCACAAATAACAAAAAGCAAACTTACATGCACGTCCGACTTTTGTGTACTCTTTTCTTACATTTTATTCAAAGGACGGAGCTGACGAAAGGGCCGGTGGTGAAGTTGGCTATGTTGAGAATAGCGGTCTGAACGATATTGACTAGGTTTATGGAGGCGGTGAGGGCACCGTCCGGCGGGAAAACTGAACACGTGGCAACAGGGAGATTAACCCTGACGAAGCATGAGGAAGGGTCAAAGAGGATAGTGTCAAGAATCCTCACCAAGACGACGAAGGCTCCGGCGGGATTAGTCAAAGCTTGGCCAAGATTGGTTTGAGACCCGGCGCACGATAGCTGGACAATGGCTCCGGATAACGGAGGACTGTTTCCCCTGAGGTTGCCGTCAAGGGAACAGAACAGGACGCCGTTAACTCTGACAGCACCGATCTGGAGACCGTTAAGTAAGAGTCCGTGAGTGAGGGATGAAAATGAAGCTAAGAGAAGGATGGAGATTAGGAAAGCAGTGTGGGATGTCttcattttttatatgataGTTGTTGTTATGTTTGAAGTGTTACTTATTAGAGGATGTAACTATTGAGAGATTATATAGAATGTTTTACGAGGGGGTCTTTCATAATAATATAACAGATATCGGTCTGTTTTGTAATTAGTGATTGATTGTAGTGGTGTAGTGTAACGCATCAAGTATTGATGACATGGTGAATTGGTGAGTGACTGAGTGTATTCCCATGACGTCGTAGATTCAAACAAATTAACTTTTTGTTTAAAGCCCTAAGATACATGACCGGTTTTAGCATGTGCATTGTTTCATTATAAATGTATTGTTTTAGaagttaactatttttttttataattctaaaccaatagtattttaattttttttttgaaatttacaattcaacattattaactaataataaaagcttcaaaaactaataaaattttcatagaAAACTTATAACATGTATTTTTCAGAAACacatttttattgtaaaatatttatctcttagaaatatagaaaatatcCCCTAAACATTATTTGGgaagtcactacaagaaaacaaagagattcTGATGGCCAaaatcgtcggaagttcgtcggaaaaGGCCTATTCCGACGCATTTCTGACGAAGGCGTTCGTCGGTatcatttcgtcggaaaaaaagaattcgtcggaatttcgtcagaatttccgacgactttctgacgaataccgagaaataacattctgacgaacttccgacaatattccgatgcggacacacgagactagagttcatcggaaaaactatataCCGACGGAGACGGATCCTCCGAAGATTCCGACGAACTAAGTtctcggtaaataccgacggagtctgattcgtcggtaaataccgacggaatatgactcgtcggtaaataccgacggattacgattcgtcggtaaattccgacgactcACCATTCGTCGGTATGTTCCGACGAATCAtagtccgtcggtatttaccgacgaGTCATactccgtcggtatttaccgagaACTTAGTTCGTCGGAAAATGTCAATTTTAATAAtacgaattaattttgcatttttatatatattttttatatgaaaaattaattaataaataaataaaatctgaaatttaaaactaataatattatagaatttaaattcatacaaaccgaaatagaaaaaaaacattcagaaaatttaaaattcatgcaaaacgaaagaaaaaaacattcagacaGTTTTAAAAAGctgaaaaaaactaagaactcgaagacatcaaacgatctagcttctgcattatctcggcgttgaacttcttctgggatgccagctcagcaaggatagtggcattctccgaacggatagtggcattctccgaaaggatagtggtgttctgctcctccaatgccccaatccgttcatctttgtcatgtagctcctcgagaatcatgggatcggcatacggagcttgcgaagaagacgccggatacgaagaagcacggcgggccaacccaactaaacggcctcctttccttttaggaaccgcctacaaaaatatttaaagttagtaaatataGACAAattagtaatcgacattataaaaaaatatattaataaaaaaaattaccttttcaaccatctcatttatttgcaatagggacaagttggttgaagctcccgtagaatcgccgtcatcagagagaggctgagattgagttgctatttcagcttccaccaaatcaacgacacctttgatcacgggatcctgaatttgacctgtcttcttgttagtgtgagccaccttaatgagttggagacgatcaacgggattaccgtcattttcttcgatctaaaaaaccgccattattagccaaggaatatataaaatatttatttaaaaaatataaagataaataattaaaaaaaacttacaagttcatcttccttagtagacatagagcaagcgccgaggttgtgcacatacatacctttcccgccacgatcgctcttccggttcttggagttcctagaagacgtctctgcagtttcttccttctcccaatgagctatcaa is a genomic window of Brassica napus cultivar Da-Ae chromosome A2, Da-Ae, whole genome shotgun sequence containing:
- the LOC106409611 gene encoding uncharacterized protein LOC106409611 — encoded protein: MKTSHTAFLISILLLASFSSLTHGLLLNGLQIGAVRVNGVLFCSLDGNLRGNSPPLSGAIVQLSCAGSQTNLGQALTNPAGAFVVLVRILDTILFDPSSCFVRVNLPVATCSVFPPDGALTASINLVNIVQTAILNIANFTTGPFVSSVL